In Alphaproteobacteria bacterium US3C007, one genomic interval encodes:
- a CDS encoding branched-chain amino acid ABC transporter permease has product MDAFILQILNGLDKGSAYALIALGLTLIFGTLGVVNFAHGALFMIGAFCAVTLSKLLSISYEEVDETQTDFLGNPLKVDVPYINGLLGPDLGGSVIEWAVPLSIVFSIPIMIVIGFVMERGLIKHFYKRPHADQILVTFGLAIVLQEIIKLWFGANPIPTPAPDALSGVANLGEWVGLQVPYPVWRIVYFCFSVLIIGGIFAFLQFTTFGMVVRAGMADRETVSMLGINIDRRFTIMFGIASAVAGLAGVMYAPINPPNYHMGMDFLVLSFVVVVVGGMGSLPGAVLAGFLLGILESFASTTWATTTIPGINQIIIYVVAIIVLLTRPRGLLGKKGVMED; this is encoded by the coding sequence ATGGACGCATTCATCCTTCAAATTTTAAATGGTTTAGATAAGGGCTCGGCTTACGCTCTGATCGCTCTTGGGCTCACGTTGATCTTCGGCACGTTGGGCGTTGTAAACTTTGCGCATGGCGCCTTGTTTATGATTGGCGCATTCTGTGCGGTCACCTTGTCCAAACTGTTAAGCATCAGCTATGAAGAGGTTGACGAAACCCAAACCGACTTTTTGGGCAATCCGCTCAAGGTTGACGTGCCATATATAAACGGACTTTTGGGGCCTGATTTGGGCGGCAGCGTCATTGAATGGGCGGTCCCTCTTTCGATTGTTTTCTCGATACCAATCATGATTGTGATTGGCTTTGTGATGGAACGCGGGCTTATCAAACATTTTTATAAGCGCCCCCATGCAGATCAAATTTTGGTCACGTTCGGCCTTGCAATCGTGCTGCAGGAAATCATTAAGCTTTGGTTTGGCGCCAACCCAATCCCGACGCCAGCCCCCGATGCACTTTCTGGTGTAGCCAATTTGGGGGAATGGGTGGGGCTGCAAGTGCCCTATCCGGTCTGGCGTATCGTGTATTTCTGCTTTTCTGTCTTGATTATTGGTGGGATATTCGCGTTTTTGCAATTCACCACCTTTGGCATGGTGGTGCGCGCGGGAATGGCCGATCGCGAAACCGTTTCCATGCTGGGCATCAATATCGATCGGCGCTTTACAATTATGTTCGGCATTGCCTCTGCCGTGGCGGGCCTCGCCGGTGTCATGTATGCGCCGATTAATCCGCCCAATTATCACATGGGCATGGATTTTCTGGTGCTTAGTTTCGTCGTGGTGGTTGTCGGGGGGATGGGATCTTTGCCGGGTGCGGTTTTGGCTGGGTTCCTACTTGGCATCTTGGAAAGCTTTGCCTCAACCACCTGGGCCACGACCACAATTCCGGGCATCAATCAAATCATCATCTATGTGGTGGCAATTATCGTTTTGCTGACGCGCCCACGGGGCTTGCTGGGCAAAAAAGGCGTAATGGAGGATTAA
- a CDS encoding AEC family transporter: MHALIEVIFPVFLVIGFGYAAVWAGFFSTDSVDGLMRFTQNFAIPCLLFGAIASLDLSQVFDFALLFSFYSGATVCFLAGLFGSRLLFQRPWEDCVAIGFCCLFSNSLMLGLAITERAYGAAALTSNYAIVALHAPFCYCLGILTMEIVRNRQKSVMPVVKSVFIAMFKNALFLGILVGFAVNFLKVPLPSPVTEAVDMLIQAALPAALFGMGGVLYQYRPEGDTGPILWVMAVALLLHPSLVWISGQALSLEQAGLRSAVLTSAMAPGINSYVFANMYGAARRVAASAVLFSTSASIITVWCWLYILP, encoded by the coding sequence ATGCACGCGTTAATTGAAGTTATTTTTCCAGTTTTTTTGGTCATCGGGTTCGGCTATGCTGCGGTCTGGGCAGGCTTTTTTTCAACAGATTCTGTTGATGGATTGATGCGTTTCACACAAAACTTTGCTATCCCATGCCTTTTATTTGGTGCGATCGCCTCGCTTGATTTGAGCCAAGTTTTTGATTTTGCGCTTCTGTTTAGTTTTTACAGTGGAGCAACCGTCTGTTTTCTGGCCGGATTATTTGGATCAAGGCTTTTGTTCCAGCGGCCTTGGGAAGATTGCGTTGCGATTGGCTTTTGCTGTCTGTTTTCCAATTCACTCATGCTCGGTTTGGCGATTACCGAACGCGCCTATGGCGCGGCCGCATTGACCTCAAATTACGCGATCGTCGCCTTGCATGCCCCTTTTTGCTACTGCCTTGGCATCTTAACCATGGAAATTGTACGCAACCGGCAGAAATCGGTGATGCCCGTTGTAAAAAGCGTCTTTATCGCCATGTTCAAAAATGCTCTCTTTCTAGGCATTCTGGTCGGCTTTGCCGTCAATTTTCTAAAAGTCCCGCTGCCCAGCCCTGTCACCGAAGCCGTTGACATGTTGATCCAAGCCGCCTTACCGGCAGCTCTGTTCGGGATGGGGGGCGTTTTGTACCAATACCGGCCTGAAGGCGATACAGGGCCAATTTTATGGGTTATGGCGGTGGCCCTGCTGCTGCATCCCTCTTTGGTCTGGATAAGCGGGCAAGCACTGTCACTTGAGCAAGCGGGGCTGCGCTCGGCTGTGTTAACCAGCGCGATGGCCCCTGGCATCAACAGCTATGTCTTTGCCAATATGTATGGGGCTGCGCGACGCGTTGCAGCGTCGGCAGTCTTATTCAGCACCTCAGCCTCGATCATAACCGTCTGGTGCTGGTTATATATTTTACCCTAA
- a CDS encoding substrate-binding protein — protein MSKSNFTRRGVLQTGAVAGAGLALPTIITAGSHAGYTNAPTGSSVTLGFNVPQTGPYAEEGLDELRAQELAVEHLNGEGDGGMMNTFSSKALKGNGILGKKVQFVTGDTQTKSDAARASAKSMIEKDGAIMVNGGSSSGVAIAVQGLCQDAGIIFMAGLTHSNDTTGKDKKANGFRHFFNGYMSAAALAPVLKNAYGADRRAYHLTADYTWGWTQQESIAAATEAMGWETVNNVLTPLASTDFSSYIAPVLNSGADVLVLNHYGGNMVNSLTNAIQFGLRDKMVNGKQFEIVVPLYSELMAAGAGENVQGVIGSMNWNWQLPDAGSKAFVKSFGEKYGRPPSNSAHTCYVQTLLYADACERAGTFNPCGVGEALEGFEFDGLGNGPTLYRAEDHQCFKDVLVMKGKENPTNQYDTLEIVEVTPRAQVEYEPDHPMFAGGDLGTCNPGA, from the coding sequence ATGTCAAAATCGAATTTTACACGCCGCGGCGTTTTGCAGACCGGCGCCGTTGCCGGTGCAGGCTTGGCCCTGCCGACAATTATCACGGCCGGTAGCCATGCAGGCTATACAAACGCCCCCACAGGCAGCAGCGTAACGCTTGGCTTTAACGTGCCGCAAACGGGCCCTTACGCAGAAGAGGGTTTAGATGAGCTTCGCGCGCAAGAGCTTGCGGTAGAGCATTTGAACGGCGAAGGCGATGGCGGAATGATGAACACGTTCAGCTCAAAAGCGCTGAAGGGCAACGGCATTTTGGGTAAAAAGGTTCAATTTGTCACGGGCGACACGCAAACGAAATCTGATGCGGCGCGTGCCTCTGCGAAATCTATGATCGAAAAAGACGGCGCGATCATGGTAAATGGCGGGTCATCGTCGGGCGTTGCAATCGCGGTTCAAGGCCTGTGTCAGGATGCCGGCATTATCTTTATGGCGGGCTTGACCCACTCAAACGACACCACGGGTAAAGATAAAAAGGCCAATGGCTTTCGCCATTTCTTCAACGGGTACATGTCAGCAGCTGCTTTGGCCCCCGTTTTGAAAAACGCCTATGGCGCTGATCGCCGCGCGTATCACCTGACGGCGGATTACACTTGGGGTTGGACACAGCAGGAATCGATTGCGGCGGCAACCGAAGCCATGGGCTGGGAAACTGTGAACAATGTGCTGACGCCATTGGCATCAACAGATTTCTCTTCTTACATCGCGCCCGTGTTGAACTCAGGCGCCGATGTGTTGGTTCTGAACCATTATGGCGGTAACATGGTGAACTCTTTGACCAATGCTATCCAGTTTGGTCTGCGGGACAAAATGGTGAATGGCAAACAGTTTGAAATCGTTGTTCCGCTTTATTCAGAGTTGATGGCGGCTGGTGCGGGTGAAAACGTGCAAGGCGTGATCGGTTCGATGAACTGGAATTGGCAGCTACCAGATGCCGGATCAAAAGCCTTCGTCAAATCGTTTGGCGAGAAATATGGACGTCCACCGTCAAATTCTGCGCATACATGCTACGTTCAAACCTTGCTTTATGCGGATGCTTGCGAGCGCGCAGGAACGTTTAACCCCTGCGGCGTAGGCGAAGCTTTGGAAGGGTTTGAGTTTGATGGTTTGGGCAATGGTCCAACCTTGTATCGCGCTGAGGACCACCAATGCTTCAAGGACGTGCTGGTTATGAAAGGTAAAGAAAACCCGACCAACCAATACGATACGCTTGAAATCGTTGAAGTGACGCCACGCGCCCAAGTGGAATACGAGCCCGATCACCCCATGTTTGCGGGTGGTGATTTGGGCACCTGTAATCCAGGCGCATAA
- a CDS encoding response regulator, protein MAKTVLLIEDEPNIIEAVQYILSRDGWQVKTHANGHDANAVIKTSLPDLIILDVMLPGKSGYDILREIRLTPECLEIPVLMLTARGQTKDRQMAEALGASRFMTKPFSNQEMLDAVRELAGA, encoded by the coding sequence ATGGCGAAGACGGTTCTGCTTATCGAGGATGAGCCAAACATCATTGAGGCGGTGCAATATATTCTGTCGCGCGATGGATGGCAGGTCAAGACGCATGCGAATGGGCATGATGCCAATGCTGTCATTAAAACCAGCCTGCCCGATTTGATTATTTTGGATGTGATGCTTCCAGGTAAAAGCGGTTATGATATTTTAAGAGAAATTCGGCTTACCCCTGAATGTTTGGAGATTCCAGTATTGATGTTGACGGCGCGAGGCCAGACGAAAGACCGTCAAATGGCCGAAGCTCTAGGCGCAAGCCGGTTCATGACAAAGCCGTTTTCCAATCAAGAGATGTTAGACGCTGTCCGCGAATTGGCTGGGGCATAA
- a CDS encoding sensor histidine kinase: MLNLLIFVCLLYVGLLFAVAFIAEKAAMRGRGRWLRSAWIYTLSISIYCTAWTFYGAVGYAARSGLEFLTIYIGPSLVMFGWWWVLRKLVRIGRSQRVTSIADLLSSRFGKSNSLAALITFLAVVGTTPYIALQLQSVTLSFEVFAASGEVGQSATLGGNTAFWVAVGLALFTIVFGTRNLDVNERHHGVVIAIAVEAIVKLFALLAVGVFVVWGVMGGIGQTFAKIDQSSLAHWSVDNSRWASLTFLSAAAFLCLPRMFQVLVVENEDEAFLETASWAFPLYLLLMSLFVVPIAVVGLDILPSDANPDLFVLTLPLSQGQDSLAILAFLGGFSSATSMVIVASIALSTMVSNHVVMPLFLRVSGNMLSMSGDVRKVVLMARRLSIAVILLLGYLYYSLSGGGAALAAIGLVSFTGVVQVLPALIGGIFWRGATRLGALWGVGTGFGIWLYTLFIPSLGLDLGFLLQLMQLGPFEISWLRPQALFGISGLDPLVHAVFWSISLNSLVFVFVSLISFPSPLERLQAVQFVNTFDYAPSPHSWNGRVGQSEELMVMAQRILGSLEAQALFQSEVVKQGGAGYLPEPTPEFLQKLERALAGSVGAATAHAMMGKIMGGLAVSVQDLMAVADETAQMLEYSSRLEMKSDELVRTAGQLRRANDKLTRLSVQKDAFLSQISHELRTPMTSILAFAEILRDGPDLSTGDLNKYAGIIHEESLRLTQLLDDLLDLSVLENGQVTLKISSTAIEPLLQRAALTVGGGAELDKLALRVKLPENCPEIKTDDMRLGQVFINLIANAVKYCEAAAPSLTVTGFQRGRQLVLDFVDNGRGIPKDQQDLIFEKFSRAGDQKAGGAGLGLAICKEIMQRLGGDISYLPGQGGAGFRVLLPLDDDGSAKRV, encoded by the coding sequence ATGTTGAATCTGCTCATTTTCGTGTGCTTACTTTATGTCGGGTTGTTGTTCGCAGTAGCGTTTATTGCGGAAAAAGCCGCGATGCGCGGCCGCGGGCGATGGTTGCGCAGCGCCTGGATTTATACTTTATCCATTTCAATATATTGCACTGCCTGGACCTTTTATGGCGCCGTTGGCTATGCTGCGCGCTCAGGGTTAGAATTTCTGACAATTTACATCGGACCGTCATTGGTCATGTTTGGCTGGTGGTGGGTTTTGCGCAAGCTGGTGCGCATCGGTCGCAGCCAAAGGGTCACCTCGATAGCGGATTTATTATCGTCTCGATTTGGAAAATCAAACAGTTTGGCGGCTTTGATCACATTTTTGGCTGTGGTCGGCACAACCCCCTATATCGCGCTGCAACTGCAATCTGTCACCCTATCCTTTGAAGTGTTCGCAGCATCGGGAGAGGTTGGACAAAGCGCAACATTGGGGGGCAATACGGCGTTTTGGGTTGCCGTTGGCTTGGCTTTATTCACCATCGTTTTTGGAACCCGAAACTTGGATGTGAATGAACGACATCACGGCGTGGTGATTGCGATTGCGGTTGAGGCGATTGTGAAGCTGTTTGCGCTTTTGGCGGTTGGTGTCTTCGTTGTCTGGGGGGTTATGGGAGGAATCGGCCAGACATTTGCAAAAATTGATCAGTCGTCTTTGGCGCATTGGAGCGTTGATAACAGCCGCTGGGCCAGCCTGACATTCTTGTCAGCGGCGGCATTTTTATGCTTGCCTCGGATGTTTCAGGTTTTGGTGGTTGAAAATGAAGATGAGGCATTTTTGGAAACCGCCTCATGGGCCTTTCCGCTCTATTTGCTGTTGATGTCGCTTTTCGTGGTGCCAATCGCGGTTGTGGGGCTTGATATCTTGCCATCGGACGCCAATCCGGATCTGTTCGTTTTGACCTTGCCGTTGTCTCAGGGGCAAGACAGTCTGGCCATTCTAGCCTTTTTAGGCGGGTTCTCATCGGCCACCTCAATGGTGATTGTGGCCTCAATCGCCTTATCAACGATGGTTTCCAACCATGTGGTGATGCCACTTTTTCTGCGGGTCAGTGGCAATATGCTGAGCATGTCGGGCGATGTACGTAAAGTGGTTTTAATGGCGCGGCGTTTGTCAATCGCGGTGATTTTGCTCTTGGGGTATCTGTATTATTCGTTGTCGGGCGGGGGCGCTGCGCTGGCCGCTATTGGCTTGGTGTCATTTACCGGTGTTGTACAAGTATTGCCGGCCTTGATTGGTGGTATCTTCTGGCGCGGGGCAACTCGTCTTGGGGCTTTATGGGGGGTTGGCACGGGCTTTGGTATTTGGCTTTATACTCTTTTTATTCCAAGTTTGGGTTTGGATCTTGGATTTTTGCTGCAGCTTATGCAGCTGGGTCCGTTTGAAATTTCTTGGTTGCGCCCACAGGCTTTATTTGGAATTTCAGGTTTAGATCCCTTGGTGCATGCGGTGTTCTGGAGCATCTCTTTGAACAGCTTGGTATTTGTTTTTGTGTCATTGATCAGTTTTCCATCACCCCTGGAACGGCTGCAGGCGGTACAATTCGTGAATACCTTTGATTACGCTCCCAGCCCGCATAGTTGGAATGGCCGGGTTGGGCAAAGCGAAGAGCTGATGGTTATGGCGCAACGGATCTTGGGATCCCTCGAAGCGCAGGCTTTGTTTCAAAGTGAAGTTGTGAAGCAAGGTGGGGCTGGATATCTTCCTGAACCCACACCAGAGTTTTTACAAAAACTAGAGCGGGCGCTTGCAGGATCGGTTGGGGCGGCGACGGCGCATGCGATGATGGGAAAAATAATGGGTGGTCTTGCCGTCTCTGTTCAGGATCTGATGGCGGTGGCCGATGAAACGGCCCAAATGCTTGAATATTCAAGTCGGCTAGAAATGAAATCGGATGAATTGGTGCGCACGGCGGGCCAATTGCGGCGCGCAAACGATAAACTGACCAGGCTATCCGTGCAAAAAGATGCCTTTCTATCCCAGATCAGCCATGAACTGCGCACCCCAATGACTTCTATATTGGCTTTTGCCGAAATTTTGCGCGATGGCCCCGATTTATCCACGGGTGATTTAAACAAATATGCGGGGATTATTCACGAAGAATCGCTCAGGCTAACCCAGCTTTTGGACGACCTGCTTGATTTGAGCGTGCTAGAGAATGGGCAAGTCACGTTAAAGATTAGCAGCACCGCGATTGAGCCCTTGTTGCAACGCGCAGCGTTGACAGTCGGTGGTGGAGCCGAGCTAGATAAATTAGCGTTGCGGGTAAAGCTGCCCGAAAACTGCCCTGAGATAAAAACCGACGATATGCGGCTTGGCCAAGTGTTCATCAATTTAATCGCCAACGCGGTTAAATATTGTGAAGCGGCGGCGCCATCCCTTACCGTAACAGGATTTCAAAGAGGTCGTCAGTTGGTTTTGGACTTCGTGGATAATGGCCGCGGTATCCCAAAGGATCAGCAAGATCTGATTTTTGAGAAATTTTCACGGGCTGGGGATCAAAAAGCTGGCGGTGCGGGATTGGGATTGGCGATCTGCAAAGAAATAATGCAGCGCTTGGGCGGAGATATTTCGTATTTGCCGGGCCAAGGTGGCGCAGGGTTTCGGGTTTTATTGCCCTTGGATGATGACGGCTCCGCAAAACGCGTTTAA
- a CDS encoding TIGR01244 family sulfur transferase, which translates to MTAQHIYGRYHVSPQIDVADVDGLKKAGFTTIICNRPDFEVPLELQSEVIKVAVEAAGMRFEVLPLSSHSMDRDTIAHQFELVEQSQGPVLAYCASGTRCTIIWALSQAGLRDAEEILSLTAQAGYPLDGLRPYLTKNS; encoded by the coding sequence ATGACTGCACAACATATATATGGCCGTTATCACGTTTCTCCGCAAATCGATGTAGCGGATGTTGATGGTTTAAAAAAAGCCGGCTTCACGACTATAATCTGTAACCGACCAGATTTTGAAGTTCCTTTAGAACTGCAATCCGAGGTTATAAAAGTCGCAGTTGAAGCGGCTGGAATGCGGTTCGAAGTGTTGCCACTGAGCAGCCACAGCATGGACCGAGACACCATTGCCCATCAATTTGAACTGGTAGAGCAATCACAAGGGCCCGTTCTGGCCTATTGTGCCTCTGGAACACGATGCACGATAATCTGGGCCTTATCACAAGCGGGTCTGCGTGACGCAGAGGAAATTTTATCCTTAACCGCACAAGCGGGCTATCCATTGGACGGGTTGCGGCCTTATCTTACCAAAAATTCATAG
- a CDS encoding ABC transporter ATP-binding protein — MGILEINNVGIRFGGLQALGDVNLSIKENSVHAIIGPNGAGKSTLLNCLVGKLIPDTGSVMFDGQSVLGRSPHEINQMGISRVFQTPEIFGDLSVFENVMIPCFAKRDGAFRMQGLASVGSQADIQETAEKILMDVNMIDKRDMHAASLSRGDKRRLEMAMCLVQNPKLLLLDEPTAGMARADTNNTIDLLKEINQKRDITMAIIEHDMHVVFSLAERITVLAQGTPLVEDTPENIKGHPKVKEAYLGETQ, encoded by the coding sequence ATGGGTATTCTTGAAATTAACAATGTAGGGATCCGGTTTGGCGGCTTGCAAGCGCTGGGAGATGTGAATCTAAGCATCAAAGAAAATTCAGTGCACGCGATTATTGGTCCAAATGGCGCGGGGAAATCGACCTTGTTGAATTGTCTCGTCGGCAAACTCATTCCCGATACGGGCAGCGTGATGTTTGATGGCCAATCGGTGTTGGGCCGTTCCCCGCATGAGATTAACCAGATGGGTATCTCGCGCGTGTTCCAGACCCCCGAAATTTTTGGCGATCTGAGCGTGTTTGAAAACGTCATGATCCCATGTTTCGCCAAGCGCGACGGCGCGTTTCGGATGCAAGGGCTGGCCAGCGTAGGCTCGCAGGCTGACATCCAGGAAACCGCAGAAAAAATCTTAATGGACGTCAATATGATCGATAAACGCGATATGCATGCTGCATCTTTGTCTCGCGGCGATAAGCGGCGATTAGAAATGGCCATGTGCCTTGTGCAGAACCCAAAATTATTGCTTCTGGATGAGCCAACGGCTGGGATGGCGCGCGCGGATACCAATAATACCATCGATCTTCTGAAGGAGATCAATCAAAAACGCGATATCACAATGGCAATTATTGAACATGACATGCACGTTGTTTTCAGCCTGGCCGAACGGATCACCGTGTTAGCGCAGGGCACCCCGTTGGTAGAAGACACCCCCGAGAATATCAAAGGCCATCCAAAGGTGAAGGAAGCCTATTTGGGCGAGACGCAATAA
- a CDS encoding branched-chain amino acid ABC transporter permease, translated as MLGLNKKDFSLLVIVTALTLLAPFFLNPFPTNSGLAQFNGGYPDLMQKFVIFGIFAVGFNILFGLTGYLSFGHAAFLGVGSYSCVWMFKLLGYNVLPGIALSIVTSGIFAFLIGVVSLRRSGIYFSILTLAFAQMSFALAYSVLSNPKFNLTNGETGLQVYANDPQWFHSASKPDLPHLFGFSMRATEKVQMGAWEFQFNAGYYLCAVFMILSVYLAIRIFRSPFGLMLRAVKSNQQRMNYTGLNARPYTLAAFVISGMYAGLAGGLLSAVDPLAGAERMQWTASGEVVLMTILGGAGTLIGPILGAGVIKYFENIFSKINDNVLHTWFSFMPDGLENFIVAIIHPFIGKGWHLTLGLLFMLVVIFLPGGLVEGGQRIGKLFRKKDDKAAAITKPAE; from the coding sequence ATGCTGGGTCTCAACAAAAAAGATTTTTCGCTTCTGGTGATTGTAACCGCGCTTACGCTGCTGGCGCCGTTTTTCCTGAACCCATTCCCGACAAATTCAGGATTGGCCCAGTTCAATGGTGGCTATCCTGATTTGATGCAAAAATTTGTTATCTTTGGTATTTTTGCGGTTGGGTTTAACATTCTGTTTGGCCTCACCGGATATTTGTCTTTTGGGCATGCCGCGTTTTTGGGTGTCGGCAGCTATAGCTGCGTCTGGATGTTTAAATTGCTGGGCTATAATGTTTTGCCCGGAATCGCGTTGAGCATCGTTACTTCAGGGATTTTTGCGTTTCTAATTGGTGTCGTATCTCTTCGCCGCTCGGGTATTTATTTCTCAATCTTAACATTGGCCTTCGCGCAGATGTCTTTCGCGCTGGCCTATTCGGTTTTATCCAACCCGAAATTCAATTTGACCAATGGCGAAACGGGATTGCAAGTCTATGCCAATGATCCGCAATGGTTCCATTCAGCCAGCAAGCCGGACTTACCCCACCTCTTCGGATTCTCCATGCGCGCGACCGAAAAGGTGCAAATGGGCGCTTGGGAGTTTCAATTCAACGCGGGGTATTACCTCTGCGCGGTGTTCATGATCCTATCGGTTTATTTGGCCATTCGAATTTTCAGATCGCCCTTTGGTTTGATGCTGCGTGCGGTGAAATCAAACCAGCAGCGCATGAATTACACCGGCTTGAACGCGCGCCCCTACACGTTGGCGGCTTTTGTGATTTCTGGTATGTATGCAGGCTTAGCCGGAGGGCTTCTCAGCGCGGTCGATCCGCTTGCAGGCGCAGAGCGAATGCAATGGACAGCCTCTGGTGAAGTTGTGCTGATGACCATCTTGGGCGGAGCAGGCACATTGATCGGGCCAATTTTGGGCGCAGGCGTGATTAAGTATTTCGAAAATATCTTCTCAAAAATAAACGATAATGTTCTTCACACGTGGTTTTCATTCATGCCCGACGGGCTCGAAAATTTTATCGTTGCAATTATTCACCCATTTATCGGAAAGGGCTGGCATCTGACCTTGGGCCTTTTGTTTATGTTGGTGGTGATTTTTCTACCCGGCGGGCTTGTCGAAGGCGGCCAGCGAATTGGTAAATTATTTCGCAAAAAAGACGATAAAGCCGCAGCCATAACAAAGCCGGCAGAGTAA
- a CDS encoding helix-turn-helix domain-containing protein, producing MTSENTPGARIRQARLAAGLKQAELAARAGISAPYLNLIEHDRRKIAGKLLIDLAKLLNVEATLLSQGAEAALIAGLNDIAALLDAEATVLPKDTADFAARFLPWANRLVALHGKYRELEHMVNAMADRLSHDPRLAGSLFEVLSAATAIRSTSAILAETTNIEPEWQNRFHRNLNEDSRRLAAGAQALVGFLDPEDADQNNILSPREELDGLLATRRYYFEEFEESGGDVTRRVEANPQLSVQAQKLLQDYLAQYQKDALALPQTTLSRILNEFGSDPVEAARRSGQALPVVMRRMASLGAQILNVEVGLLICDASGSVLFNKPVPGFKLPISAGFCAIWPVFEALQLPMRPIRLKLQQNGREGGLFQSFSFAQLPEIPARADPVLPVGYMLLQPHESVSQVPSAEMPHAQMPREVGLTCRLCTRADCFARREISVFAEEF from the coding sequence ATGACTTCAGAAAACACACCGGGTGCGCGGATCCGGCAAGCCCGGCTTGCGGCGGGCCTGAAGCAAGCCGAATTAGCGGCGAGGGCCGGGATATCGGCGCCCTATTTGAATTTGATAGAGCATGATCGCCGGAAAATCGCTGGCAAATTGTTGATTGACCTTGCCAAGCTGCTCAACGTGGAGGCCACGCTTTTAAGCCAAGGGGCAGAGGCGGCATTGATCGCAGGGTTAAATGATATCGCGGCGCTGTTGGACGCTGAGGCGACAGTGTTGCCCAAAGATACCGCCGATTTTGCCGCACGGTTTTTACCCTGGGCAAATCGTTTGGTCGCGCTGCATGGGAAATACCGCGAACTTGAACATATGGTGAATGCGATGGCCGATCGTTTGTCGCATGATCCGCGCTTGGCAGGTTCCCTGTTTGAAGTGCTCAGCGCAGCAACCGCAATCCGTTCTACAAGCGCTATTCTGGCTGAAACCACCAATATCGAGCCTGAATGGCAAAACCGGTTTCACCGCAATTTAAACGAGGATAGCCGCCGGTTGGCAGCTGGAGCCCAAGCCTTGGTAGGATTTTTAGATCCCGAGGATGCAGACCAAAACAATATCTTATCGCCGCGCGAAGAACTTGATGGGCTTTTGGCCACGCGGCGGTATTACTTTGAAGAATTTGAAGAAAGCGGGGGCGATGTGACACGTCGCGTCGAGGCGAATCCTCAATTGTCGGTCCAAGCGCAAAAATTATTGCAGGATTACCTTGCGCAGTATCAAAAAGATGCTCTTGCGTTGCCGCAAACCACGTTGTCGCGTATTTTGAATGAGTTTGGCAGCGATCCTGTTGAGGCTGCCCGCCGCTCAGGCCAAGCCTTACCCGTGGTTATGCGGCGCATGGCATCTCTGGGCGCCCAGATTTTAAACGTTGAGGTGGGCCTATTGATTTGTGATGCCTCAGGAAGCGTGCTGTTCAACAAACCCGTTCCAGGGTTTAAATTGCCCATATCGGCTGGGTTTTGTGCTATTTGGCCAGTTTTTGAAGCGCTGCAACTTCCAATGCGTCCGATCCGCCTCAAGCTTCAACAAAATGGGCGTGAAGGAGGGCTGTTTCAAAGCTTTTCCTTCGCCCAGCTTCCGGAAATTCCAGCGCGCGCTGATCCTGTGTTGCCCGTGGGCTATATGCTGCTTCAGCCCCACGAAAGCGTATCTCAGGTGCCATCTGCAGAAATGCCACACGCGCAGATGCCGCGTGAAGTTGGCTTAACCTGCCGGCTTTGCACGCGCGCAGATTGTTTTGCGCGCCGCGAAATTTCTGTGTTCGCCGAAGAGTTTTGA